The following coding sequences lie in one Pseudomonas sp. B33.4 genomic window:
- the pgaD gene encoding poly-beta-1,6-N-acetyl-D-glucosamine biosynthesis protein PgaD, translating to MKIIRTRQRPFLVVVDVVLTVVAWVGLLFLLIRGLWPLVETHAGGPRIDNSAFEALGTLQIYLWVALVNAVILIGWARYQQRKSRSFAQRRLPSPVIDDEGLSQSFKLCDERFQKLRTPGVMTIHNDQEGDISHVVTHFWPVQQQELPPPLAPLEHPRVIFLHAEDDDNREPVNRLT from the coding sequence ATGAAAATCATCCGGACCCGCCAGCGGCCCTTTCTGGTCGTGGTCGATGTGGTGCTTACCGTGGTGGCGTGGGTGGGGCTGCTGTTCTTGCTGATCCGTGGACTATGGCCGTTGGTCGAAACCCATGCGGGCGGGCCGCGTATCGACAACTCGGCGTTTGAAGCGTTGGGCACCCTGCAGATTTATCTGTGGGTGGCGTTGGTCAACGCGGTGATTCTGATCGGTTGGGCGCGTTACCAGCAGCGCAAAAGCCGCAGTTTCGCCCAGCGCCGGCTGCCGTCGCCGGTGATCGACGATGAAGGGTTGAGCCAGAGCTTCAAACTCTGCGATGAGCGCTTTCAGAAACTGCGCACGCCCGGGGTGATGACCATTCACAACGATCAGGAAGGCGACATCAGCCATGTGGTGACGCATTTCTGGCCGGTTCAGCAGCAGGAGTTGCCGCCGCCGCTGGCACCGCTGGAGCATCCACGGGTGATCTTTCTGCATGCCGAAGATGACGACAATCGCGAGCCGGTAAACCGGCTTACCTGA
- the pgaB gene encoding poly-beta-1,6-N-acetyl-D-glucosamine N-deacetylase PgaB, protein MPLISRFILLLGALLVSACAQQAPAFAPPSERPLAASEKPWPKNHVLGIAYHDVEDRDPDQAVVAVRTERMIEQLAWLRENGYKPVTVDQIMAARKGGPELPAKAILLSFDDGYSSFYTRVLPVLRAYSWHALLAPVGSWIDTPLNQPVDFAGAPRARSDFLTWDQVREISQSGLVEIAAHTDANHKGILANPQGNLQPAAATRRYDPLTRRYESEAEFQARIRTDVNNISEKIRKVTGKKPRVWVWPYGAADGTSLTVVGEQGYEMALTLDDGLDALDNLMSSPRFLVASDPDGEHFANSVVGVQSDLPMRVVHVDLDNVYDPDPAQQDINLGKLVQRMADMGANTVFLQAFADPKGDGLVHSLYFPNRHLPVRADIFDRVAWQLRTRAHVKVFAWMPVLSFGLDSKLPRVTRWDPKTGTTAVDPDQYKRLSPFDPEVRRIIGEIYEDVARLTSVDGILYHDDAVLSDFEDASPEALKAYAAHGLPGSIAALRDDPAAMQRWTRFKSKYLIDFTNELTAKVRAIRGPQVQTARNIFAEPMLNPHSEEWYAQNLDDFLATYDWTAPMAMPLMEKQTQAESGPWLEALVATVKKRPGALDRTVFELQARDWTKKDQADIDGAHLADWMGRLKRQGATSFGYYPDNFLDNLPDLKTVRPALSNKWNP, encoded by the coding sequence ATGCCTTTGATTTCGCGTTTCATCCTTCTGCTGGGAGCGCTGCTGGTCAGCGCCTGCGCCCAGCAAGCTCCGGCATTCGCGCCGCCGTCCGAGCGTCCGCTGGCGGCCAGCGAAAAACCGTGGCCGAAAAACCACGTGCTCGGCATCGCCTATCACGATGTCGAAGACCGTGACCCCGATCAGGCGGTGGTGGCGGTGCGCACCGAGCGCATGATCGAGCAGCTCGCCTGGTTGCGCGAAAACGGCTACAAACCGGTGACGGTCGACCAGATCATGGCCGCGCGCAAGGGCGGCCCGGAGTTGCCGGCGAAAGCGATTTTGCTCAGTTTCGACGACGGTTATTCGAGCTTCTACACCCGTGTGCTGCCGGTACTGCGCGCCTATAGCTGGCACGCGCTGCTGGCGCCGGTCGGCAGCTGGATCGATACGCCGCTCAATCAACCGGTGGACTTCGCCGGTGCCCCGCGCGCACGTTCGGATTTCCTGACCTGGGATCAGGTGCGCGAAATCTCGCAATCCGGTCTGGTGGAAATCGCCGCGCACACCGACGCCAACCACAAAGGCATTCTGGCCAACCCGCAGGGCAACCTGCAGCCTGCTGCCGCGACCCGGCGCTACGATCCGCTGACCAGGCGCTATGAATCCGAGGCCGAATTCCAGGCACGGATCCGCACCGACGTGAACAACATCTCGGAAAAAATCCGCAAGGTCACCGGCAAGAAACCCCGCGTCTGGGTCTGGCCGTATGGCGCGGCGGACGGCACATCGCTGACCGTGGTCGGCGAGCAGGGCTATGAAATGGCCCTGACCCTGGACGACGGTCTCGACGCCCTCGACAACCTGATGAGCAGCCCGCGTTTCCTCGTCGCCTCCGACCCTGACGGCGAGCACTTCGCCAACAGCGTCGTCGGCGTGCAGTCGGATCTGCCCATGCGCGTGGTGCATGTCGATCTGGACAACGTCTACGACCCGGACCCGGCGCAACAAGACATCAACCTCGGCAAACTGGTGCAGCGCATGGCGGACATGGGCGCCAACACAGTGTTCCTGCAAGCCTTCGCTGATCCCAAGGGCGATGGTCTGGTGCACTCGCTGTACTTCCCCAATCGGCATTTGCCGGTACGAGCCGACATCTTCGACCGGGTTGCCTGGCAGTTGCGCACTCGTGCCCACGTGAAAGTTTTTGCCTGGATGCCGGTGCTCAGTTTCGGCCTTGATTCGAAGCTGCCGCGCGTCACCCGCTGGGACCCGAAAACCGGCACCACAGCCGTCGATCCGGACCAGTACAAACGTCTGTCGCCGTTCGATCCCGAGGTGCGGCGAATCATCGGTGAAATCTACGAAGACGTGGCGCGCCTGACCTCGGTCGACGGCATTCTTTATCACGATGATGCGGTGCTTTCGGACTTTGAAGACGCCAGCCCTGAAGCCTTGAAAGCCTACGCTGCCCATGGCTTGCCGGGTTCGATTGCCGCCCTGCGCGACGATCCGGCCGCGATGCAGCGCTGGACCCGCTTCAAGAGCAAATACCTCATCGACTTCACCAACGAGCTGACCGCCAAAGTCCGCGCCATCCGTGGCCCGCAGGTGCAGACCGCGCGCAACATCTTCGCCGAGCCGATGCTCAATCCACACAGCGAAGAATGGTACGCACAGAACCTTGACGATTTCCTCGCGACCTACGACTGGACCGCGCCGATGGCCATGCCGCTGATGGAAAAACAGACCCAGGCAGAGTCCGGCCCGTGGCTGGAAGCGCTGGTGGCCACGGTCAAAAAACGCCCCGGCGCACTGGATCGCACGGTGTTCGAATTGCAGGCGCGCGACTGGACCAAGAAGGATCAGGCTGACATCGACGGCGCGCATCTGGCGGACTGGATGGGCCGTCTCAAGCGTCAGGGCGCGACCAGTTTCGGTTACTACCCGGACAACTTCCTCGACAACCTGCCGGACCTGAAAACCGTAAGGCCTGCGCTCTCCAACAAATGGAATCCATAA
- a CDS encoding YdgA family protein, with product MNKSAGVLLGIVVAIGAISAGGAWYTGTKIEGVLNNAVSNANKELQTAMAGSNGTASLELVSLDRHTFTSTAHYRLKGEGEMFGDKPVELLFVDHIEHGPLPFSRLVSLKWLPVMATSNYELEKNPATEKWFAATKGAAPLKGVTSIGYDESTTSTLDLLPFETVLDEQSSLKFSGLTMNISANAKAQKVKADGYMDNLKLVTVAEDQAPVQVELNGLTLASNLAKSSYGYYTGENTLVLTNSKTTFGPKQSVLGVKNFEMKNLTEETGSNASGRADYKIGEVSLNDKKIGSANMAMSLKNLDIPSTMSLMQIYQTKLQPYEKAAAEAAAQGLPAPELNLTEAENVQVKADLQKLLAAGPQIALENLSFNTANGESKANLVIDLTKPQSMDLPPDQLGKQLVALLDLNIQVSKPMLVDLLSVQAQLDGQTDAKAIVDQSKEAADMFAGMAVGSQLAVVDGTNVVTKLHYAANQVEFNGQKMTVEQFVGFLMSKFAGVTQVQ from the coding sequence ATGAATAAATCAGCAGGCGTGCTCCTCGGAATTGTTGTTGCCATCGGCGCGATCAGCGCAGGCGGGGCCTGGTACACCGGGACCAAGATCGAAGGCGTGTTGAACAACGCCGTCAGCAATGCCAACAAAGAGCTGCAAACCGCGATGGCCGGCTCCAACGGCACCGCGTCGCTGGAACTGGTGTCGCTCGACCGCCACACCTTCACCAGCACCGCGCACTACCGCCTCAAGGGTGAAGGCGAGATGTTTGGCGACAAACCAGTCGAATTGCTGTTCGTCGACCACATCGAGCATGGCCCGCTGCCGTTCTCGCGTCTGGTTTCGCTGAAATGGCTGCCGGTCATGGCCACCAGCAACTATGAGCTGGAAAAGAACCCGGCCACCGAGAAGTGGTTCGCCGCCACCAAGGGCGCCGCGCCGCTCAAAGGCGTGACCAGCATCGGCTATGACGAATCCACCACCAGCACCCTCGATCTGCTGCCGTTCGAAACCGTGCTGGATGAGCAGTCGAGCCTGAAGTTCTCCGGTCTGACCATGAACATCTCCGCTAATGCCAAAGCGCAGAAGGTCAAGGCAGACGGCTACATGGACAACCTGAAACTGGTCACCGTGGCTGAAGACCAAGCGCCCGTGCAGGTCGAACTCAACGGTCTGACCCTGGCCAGCAACCTCGCCAAGAGCAGCTACGGCTACTACACCGGGGAAAACACCCTGGTGCTGACCAACAGCAAAACCACCTTCGGCCCCAAGCAATCGGTGCTCGGCGTGAAGAACTTCGAAATGAAGAACCTCACCGAGGAAACCGGCAGCAATGCTTCGGGTCGTGCTGATTACAAGATTGGCGAAGTCAGCCTCAACGACAAGAAAATCGGCTCGGCCAATATGGCCATGAGCCTGAAAAACCTCGACATCCCGTCGACCATGTCGCTGATGCAGATCTACCAGACCAAATTGCAGCCGTATGAAAAAGCCGCCGCCGAAGCCGCAGCCCAGGGCTTGCCAGCGCCGGAGCTGAACCTCACCGAAGCTGAAAACGTCCAGGTCAAAGCCGACCTGCAGAAACTGCTGGCCGCCGGCCCGCAGATTGCCCTGGAAAACCTGTCGTTCAACACTGCCAACGGCGAGAGCAAGGCCAATCTGGTGATCGACCTGACCAAGCCGCAATCGATGGACTTGCCGCCGGATCAACTGGGCAAACAACTGGTCGCATTGCTGGATCTGAATATCCAGGTGTCCAAGCCGATGCTGGTCGATCTGCTCAGCGTGCAGGCGCAACTCGACGGTCAGACCGATGCCAAAGCCATCGTCGATCAGTCCAAGGAAGCGGCTGACATGTTCGCCGGCATGGCGGTCGGTTCGCAGCTTGCGGTCGTCGACGGCACCAACGTCGTGACCAAGCTGCATTACGCCGCCAATCAGGTCGAATTCAACGGCCAGAAGATGACCGTCGAGCAGTTCGTCGGCTTCCTGATGAGCAAGTTCGCAGGCGTCACGCAAGTGCAGTAA
- the pgaC gene encoding poly-beta-1,6-N-acetyl-D-glucosamine synthase produces MLDRLLALLVLALVLGVPLGLIFLVTGQFLMDFVFFYPLFMSGLWIAGGLYFWLHWERHWPWQDDTLPPPLEGEPLISILIPCYNEGDNAADTIHAALAQHYPNIEVIAINDGSKDNTAEVLDALAKEDPRLRVLHLAENQGKAVALRMGAIAARSEYLVCIDGDALLAPNTAAYLVAPMLDNARLGAVTGNPRIRTRSTLVGRVQVGEFSSIIGLIKRTQRVFGRIFTVSGVIVAFRRSALNRVGYWSPDMITEDIDISWKLQLDHWSIFYEPRALCWILMPETLGGLWKQRLRWAQGGAEVLFKNIRGIWQYRHRYLWPLLFEYCLSTGWAFTFLLSVIFWGVGKFVVMPEAIAVDHLMPPAFTGLLLAFVCLVQFAVSIIIDRRYEPGLGKTMFWVVWYPIAFWFVSLLTTLVSFPKVLFGQHQKRARWVSPDRGIKPIGDDEEEVIK; encoded by the coding sequence ATGCTGGATAGACTGTTAGCCCTGCTTGTTCTGGCGCTCGTCCTCGGCGTGCCGCTGGGCCTGATCTTCCTGGTCACCGGGCAGTTCCTGATGGACTTCGTGTTCTTCTACCCGCTGTTCATGTCCGGGTTGTGGATTGCCGGTGGCCTGTATTTCTGGCTGCACTGGGAGCGCCACTGGCCGTGGCAGGACGACACCCTGCCGCCGCCACTGGAAGGCGAGCCGCTGATCTCGATCCTGATCCCTTGCTACAACGAAGGCGACAACGCCGCCGACACCATCCACGCGGCGCTGGCCCAGCATTATCCGAACATCGAAGTCATTGCGATCAACGACGGCTCCAAGGACAACACCGCCGAAGTGCTCGATGCGCTGGCCAAGGAAGATCCACGTCTGCGCGTGCTGCATCTGGCGGAAAACCAGGGCAAGGCCGTCGCTCTGCGCATGGGCGCGATCGCTGCGCGCAGCGAATATCTGGTGTGCATCGACGGTGATGCGCTGTTGGCACCGAACACGGCGGCCTATCTGGTCGCACCGATGCTGGATAACGCACGTCTTGGCGCGGTGACCGGCAACCCACGGATTCGCACGCGTTCGACGCTGGTCGGGCGGGTTCAGGTCGGTGAGTTCTCCTCGATCATCGGTCTGATCAAACGTACGCAACGGGTGTTCGGACGGATCTTCACCGTCTCCGGAGTGATCGTCGCGTTCCGCCGTAGCGCGCTGAACCGGGTCGGTTACTGGAGCCCGGACATGATCACCGAAGACATCGACATCAGCTGGAAACTGCAACTGGATCACTGGAGCATCTTCTACGAGCCGCGCGCGCTGTGCTGGATCCTCATGCCGGAAACCCTCGGCGGTCTGTGGAAACAGCGGTTGCGCTGGGCTCAGGGCGGCGCCGAAGTGCTGTTCAAGAACATCCGTGGCATCTGGCAGTACCGCCATCGTTACCTGTGGCCACTGCTGTTCGAATACTGCCTGTCGACCGGTTGGGCGTTTACCTTCCTGCTGTCGGTGATTTTCTGGGGCGTCGGCAAATTTGTGGTCATGCCGGAGGCGATCGCGGTGGATCACCTGATGCCGCCGGCATTTACCGGGTTGCTGCTGGCGTTTGTCTGTCTGGTGCAGTTCGCCGTCAGCATCATCATCGACCGCCGCTACGAGCCGGGGTTGGGCAAGACGATGTTCTGGGTGGTCTGGTACCCGATTGCCTTCTGGTTTGTCAGTTTGCTGACCACGCTGGTCAGCTTCCCGAAAGTCTTGTTCGGCCAACATCAGAAACGTGCGCGTTGGGTCAGTCCCGACCGGGGTATCAAACCGATTGGCGACGACGAAGAGGAGGTCATCAAATGA
- a CDS encoding FAD-dependent oxidoreductase — protein MSLHRVARIADVPEDRGLQVEIGECKIVLLRAGGQLRAFQGECPHAGAPLADGALCHGRLICPWHKAEFRAEDGALCEPPALDSLKRYPLELRGDEVWVDDQPLTDPHTPPADDSRTFVIVGAGAAGTACAAALREKGFGGRIVMIDREADAGYDRTVLSKFVLAGEMPPEETPPLRDEAFYKEQRIERLEKEITSLDASSKVLHLSDGQTLRYDAAVLATGGEPNTLKLPGADLPQVFVLRSKAQAKQIMTAASPDQRAVIIGDSFIALECASALRQHGLDVTVLARHAIPFAAQFGEAVGKAIRALHEENGVKFITEHEATEIIGEGKVEAVLLDNGLRLSADLVLAGIGVHPATEAFASLPREEDQSLRVDDGMRVRESLWAIGDIATFPLHGQPQRIEHWRLAQQHARVAATNMLGGEEHYLDVPFFWTWHFGKNYDYLGHAEHWDEVEFLGEPEHPPFIGLFGRNGILVAAVACEKERAMALLAERMKQPLAMEEAWTLIRD, from the coding sequence ATGTCCCTGCACCGCGTCGCCCGTATCGCCGATGTCCCTGAAGACCGTGGCCTGCAAGTTGAAATCGGTGAATGCAAGATTGTGCTGCTGCGCGCCGGTGGGCAATTACGCGCATTTCAAGGCGAATGCCCACATGCCGGCGCGCCGCTGGCTGACGGTGCGTTGTGTCACGGACGCCTTATCTGCCCGTGGCACAAGGCTGAGTTTCGCGCGGAGGATGGCGCGTTGTGCGAGCCACCGGCGCTCGACAGCCTCAAACGTTATCCGCTGGAGCTGCGTGGTGATGAGGTCTGGGTCGATGATCAGCCGTTGACGGATCCGCATACCCCTCCGGCGGATGATTCCCGCACGTTCGTAATCGTCGGCGCGGGTGCGGCCGGTACCGCATGTGCGGCGGCGCTGCGGGAAAAAGGTTTTGGTGGCCGCATCGTGATGATTGATCGCGAGGCAGATGCCGGTTACGACCGCACGGTGCTGAGCAAATTTGTTCTCGCAGGAGAAATGCCCCCCGAGGAAACCCCTCCGCTGCGAGATGAAGCTTTTTATAAAGAGCAGCGCATCGAACGGCTGGAAAAAGAAATCACCTCTCTCGACGCCTCAAGCAAGGTTTTGCACCTGAGCGATGGCCAGACCCTGCGTTATGACGCGGCGGTGCTGGCTACCGGTGGCGAGCCGAATACGCTGAAATTGCCTGGCGCCGATCTTCCGCAGGTGTTCGTACTGCGCTCAAAAGCCCAAGCCAAACAGATCATGACAGCGGCCAGCCCCGATCAACGCGCCGTGATCATCGGTGACAGCTTCATCGCCCTCGAATGCGCCTCGGCCCTGCGCCAGCATGGCCTCGACGTCACGGTACTCGCACGTCACGCGATTCCCTTCGCCGCGCAATTCGGTGAGGCCGTGGGCAAAGCCATTCGCGCTTTGCACGAGGAAAACGGCGTGAAATTCATCACCGAGCACGAAGCCACAGAGATCATCGGGGAGGGCAAGGTCGAAGCGGTGCTGCTGGACAATGGTCTGCGCCTTTCAGCCGACTTGGTACTGGCGGGGATCGGCGTGCATCCGGCGACCGAAGCATTCGCCTCACTGCCTCGGGAAGAGGATCAGTCGCTGCGTGTCGATGACGGCATGCGCGTGCGCGAAAGCCTGTGGGCCATCGGCGACATTGCCACGTTCCCGCTGCATGGTCAGCCGCAACGCATCGAACATTGGCGCCTGGCCCAGCAGCACGCGCGAGTCGCGGCTACCAACATGCTGGGTGGCGAGGAGCATTATCTGGACGTGCCGTTCTTCTGGACCTGGCACTTCGGCAAGAATTACGACTACCTCGGCCACGCCGAACATTGGGATGAAGTGGAGTTTCTCGGCGAGCCTGAACATCCGCCATTTATTGGTCTGTTCGGCAGAAACGGCATTCTGGTCGCTGCAGTCGCCTGCGAAAAAGAACGCGCCATGGCGCTGCTGGCCGAGCGCATGAAGCAACCGCTGGCAATGGAAGAGGCCTGGACACTGATCCGCGATTGA
- the pgaA gene encoding poly-beta-1,6 N-acetyl-D-glucosamine export porin PgaA has translation MPRIDVPVLHRGLRPLFRVALCSQLLWPALAFADTPYDQMVRDARAGQTTPALTLLRQVPPGQSTTGQISDHLQIASWAGLDTEVVQVYETQGRDRVLPVQALTATARAYRNLKRWDQATQVYNKALALEPDNADLQLGLALTQADAGKPDEAVTRAKALVAAKPDDPSRRLALGYALTRDNKPYDALFEYDQAFKRAGTKPEVAREYVVALQKARLPEPALRLANQRPGLIDPVTLRRLEGDLAAERVRLAELATRSEKERYVIADRALADYDKLLATWTPDATAHDDVVRWRIDRMGALKARARTADVITEYQKLQAEGVKIPTYALRWVAASYLDQREPEIATDLYRQVLAAPDADVGDRLEDTTALYYALLESDRADEARKVAEDAAKSQRPRVELKGLPIGNPNDEWMDAQQLAAQAGTYGSDLPHGEERLQNLVDQAPGNIGLRLAQADLYLARQWPRRAENQLKETESMVPRDMGLEIGQAHTAMELQEWRQMDALTDDVVARYPDNRQVQRLAREREVHDMSELRVEAYGGKANGGGSGDAGAVSGSRDFGIQTTLYSPPIDEDWRVFAGAGYATGDFAEGTGHHRFQRVGLERRTRDMTLEAEVSNHDYGFGDKQGARLAIARDINDNWQYGGSLEYLSAETPLRALNSDIKANGGSGFIRWRANESREWRLSVSPSHFSDGNNRVEALLTGREGVYSAPNVQVDAGLEVGTSHNSKSDDVPYFNPKSDFSVMPLVNVNHVLYHRYETSWSQQFQAGAGTYSQRDHGTGGMALLGYGQRYAWNDVFEVGGLLSVINRPYDGDRETDLRLLVDLTFRF, from the coding sequence ATGCCGCGTATTGATGTTCCCGTATTACATCGTGGTTTACGCCCTTTGTTTCGAGTCGCGCTGTGCAGCCAATTGCTCTGGCCGGCGCTAGCGTTTGCCGACACACCCTACGATCAGATGGTGCGCGACGCCCGTGCCGGGCAAACCACGCCCGCGCTGACGCTTTTGCGTCAGGTGCCACCCGGCCAGTCGACCACCGGGCAGATCAGCGATCACCTGCAAATTGCCAGTTGGGCTGGACTCGACACTGAAGTGGTGCAGGTCTACGAAACCCAAGGCCGCGACCGCGTGCTGCCGGTGCAGGCGCTGACCGCCACTGCGCGCGCCTACCGCAACCTCAAGCGTTGGGATCAAGCGACTCAGGTCTACAACAAGGCTTTGGCGCTGGAGCCGGATAACGCCGATCTGCAACTGGGCCTGGCCCTGACTCAGGCGGATGCTGGCAAACCCGACGAAGCGGTGACCCGCGCCAAAGCGCTGGTGGCGGCCAAACCTGATGATCCGTCGCGCCGTCTCGCCTTGGGCTACGCCCTGACCCGCGACAACAAACCTTACGATGCCCTGTTCGAATACGATCAGGCCTTCAAACGCGCCGGCACTAAACCGGAAGTCGCTCGCGAATACGTGGTTGCCCTGCAAAAGGCGCGTCTGCCGGAACCGGCGTTGCGCCTGGCCAATCAACGCCCGGGCCTGATCGATCCGGTGACCCTGCGTCGCCTCGAAGGCGATCTCGCCGCCGAGCGCGTACGCCTGGCCGAACTCGCCACGCGCAGTGAAAAAGAGCGCTACGTCATCGCCGATCGCGCGTTGGCTGACTACGACAAACTGCTCGCCACCTGGACGCCGGACGCCACAGCACACGACGATGTGGTTCGCTGGCGCATCGACCGCATGGGCGCACTCAAGGCCCGGGCGCGTACCGCCGACGTCATCACCGAATACCAGAAGCTGCAAGCCGAGGGCGTGAAGATTCCGACCTACGCCCTGCGCTGGGTGGCGGCGTCTTATCTGGATCAGCGTGAACCGGAAATCGCCACCGACCTGTATCGCCAAGTGCTTGCGGCGCCGGACGCCGATGTCGGTGATCGCCTCGAAGACACCACTGCGCTGTACTACGCGTTGCTGGAAAGCGACCGCGCTGATGAGGCACGCAAAGTCGCCGAGGACGCCGCCAAGTCTCAGCGTCCGCGTGTCGAACTCAAAGGGCTGCCCATCGGCAACCCCAACGATGAATGGATGGACGCCCAGCAACTCGCGGCGCAGGCCGGCACCTACGGTTCCGACCTGCCGCACGGCGAGGAACGCTTGCAGAATCTGGTCGATCAGGCCCCCGGCAACATTGGTCTGCGTCTGGCTCAGGCTGATCTGTACCTGGCCCGGCAATGGCCGCGCCGCGCGGAAAACCAGCTCAAGGAAACCGAGAGCATGGTCCCGCGCGATATGGGCCTGGAAATTGGCCAGGCCCACACAGCCATGGAACTGCAGGAATGGCGGCAAATGGATGCGCTGACCGACGACGTCGTCGCACGTTATCCGGATAACCGCCAGGTGCAGCGTCTGGCCCGCGAACGCGAAGTGCATGACATGTCCGAGCTGCGCGTCGAAGCCTACGGCGGCAAGGCCAACGGTGGCGGCAGTGGCGATGCCGGAGCCGTCAGCGGCAGCCGCGATTTCGGCATCCAGACCACCCTGTACAGCCCGCCGATCGATGAAGACTGGCGGGTGTTCGCCGGGGCCGGGTATGCCACCGGCGACTTCGCCGAAGGCACCGGTCACCACCGCTTCCAGCGCGTTGGCCTGGAGCGGCGCACCCGCGACATGACCCTCGAAGCGGAAGTGTCCAATCACGATTACGGTTTCGGCGACAAACAAGGCGCGCGTCTGGCGATCGCCCGCGACATCAACGACAACTGGCAGTACGGCGGCAGCCTCGAATACCTCTCGGCTGAAACGCCATTGCGCGCGCTCAACAGCGACATCAAGGCCAATGGCGGCAGCGGTTTCATCCGCTGGCGCGCCAACGAAAGCCGCGAGTGGCGGCTGTCGGTGAGCCCGTCGCATTTCAGCGACGGCAACAACCGCGTCGAAGCTTTGCTCACCGGCCGCGAGGGCGTCTACAGCGCACCGAACGTGCAGGTCGATGCGGGACTGGAAGTCGGCACCAGCCACAACTCCAAATCCGATGACGTGCCGTACTTCAACCCCAAATCCGACTTCAGCGTGATGCCGCTGGTCAACGTCAATCACGTGCTCTACCACCGCTACGAAACTTCGTGGAGCCAGCAGTTCCAGGCCGGCGCGGGGACGTACAGCCAGCGTGATCACGGCACCGGTGGCATGGCGTTGCTCGGTTACGGCCAGCGTTATGCCTGGAACGACGTGTTCGAGGTGGGCGGTTTGCTCAGTGTGATCAACCGGCCCTACGACGGGGATCGGGAGACCGATCTGCGTCTGCTCGTCGACCTCACTTTCCGCTTCTAG